A single genomic interval of Musa acuminata AAA Group cultivar baxijiao chromosome BXJ3-4, Cavendish_Baxijiao_AAA, whole genome shotgun sequence harbors:
- the LOC135635787 gene encoding F-box protein At5g51380-like yields the protein MHHHRLRSWPDLWFAADNRLKHVLLKMGLGDQTLTLKDLPPRPVGGGVADPTATLSDEILLRILAAVPESLRLPASLVCKRWLRVVGRLRRSLTLLDWSLIGRRRLPLRFPDLTDLDLVPASFASPSSSAAAAALCKGCVLITVGPVSVAVDIGVDLPVGECRFLEPAAIDRGLMTVARDCPGLRKLSLVAVASEAGLMSVAGGCNTLQELELHRCSDLSLRPISAFNNLQILRLVGSVEGLYRGPGVTDIGLTILAHGCKRLVKLELGGCEGSYDGISAIGRCCMMLEELTISDHRMDAGWMAALSFCVNLKKLRLQSCRRIDIDPGPLEHLGTCPTIETLQMQRCQLRDKRSLQALFMVCEAVRNLRFENCWGLDNDMFGLASFCRRVKFLSLEGCSLLTTEGFESVALSWVDLQRLAVVSCNNIKDDEVSPSLSSLFSVLKEFKWRPDTKSVLAMSLVGTGMGRGGRFFKRI from the exons ATGCACCACCACCGCCTGAGGAGCTGGCCCGACCTCTGGTTCGCTGCCGATAACCGCCTCAAGCATGTGCTCCTCAAGATGGGTCTGGGTGACCAGACCCTAACCCTGAAGGATCTCCCGCCGCGGCCTGTCGGAGGAGGCGTCGCGGATCCCACCGCGACGCTCTCCGACGAGATCCTCCTCCGCATCCTCGCCGCCGTTCCCGAGTCCCTCCGCCTCCCTGCCTCCCTCGTCTGCAAGCGATGGCTCCGTGTCGTAGGCCGCCTCCGGCGCTCCCTCACACTCCTCGACTGGTCCCTCATCGGCCGCCGTCGCCTCCCCCTCCGCTTCCCCGACCTCACTGATTTGGACCTCGTCCCTGCCTCCTTCGCGTCCccttcctcctccgccgccgccgccgccctctgCAAGGGCTGCGTGCTTATCACTGTGGGCCCAGTCTCCGTCGCCGTCGACATCGGCGTCGACCTTCCCGTCGGTGAGTGCCGCTTCCTCGAGCCTGCTGCAATCGATCGCGGCCTCATGACCGTCGCCCGTGACTGCCCTGGCCTTCGGAAGCTTTCCCTCGTCGCCGTAGCCTCGGAGGCTGGCCTCATGTCCGTCGCTGGAGGATGTAACACTCTGCAGGAGCTGGAGCTCCACCGCTGCTCTGATCTCTCCCTCCGCCCCATATCGGCCTTCAACAACCTCCAGATCCTGCGGCTGGTGGGTTCAGTCGAGGGGCTTTACCGTGGGCCTGGCGTCACCGACATCGGACTCACGATACTGGCCCATGGGTGCAAGCGGCTGGTGAAGCTAGAGCTAGGCGGATGTGAAGGCAGCTACGATGGCATCTCCGCCATAGGGCGATGTTGCATGATGCTTGAGGAATTGACGATCTCCGACCATCGGATGGATGCTGGGTGGATGGCGGCGTTGTCCTTCTGTGTAAACCTGAAGAAGCTGAGGCTGCAAAGCTGCAGAAGGATAGACATTGATCCAGGGCCATTGGAGCACCTCGGAACGTGCCCAACCATTGAAACTCTACAGATGCAGCGGTGCCAGCTGCGGGATAAAAGAAGCTTGCAGGCACTGTTTATGGTGTGCGAAGCTGTTAGGAATCTTAGGTTCGAAAATTGCTGGGGCCTGGACAATGACATGTTTGGACTTGCGAGCTTTTGCAG AAGGGTGAAGTTTCTCTCATTAGAAGGATGCTCTCTTTTAACAACAGAAGGTTTTGAATCAGTGGCTCTATCCTGGGTGGATTTGCAGCGTCTTGCAGTTGTCTCATGCAATAATATAAAGGATGATGAAGTTTCTCCTTCTCTATCAAGCCTTTTCTCAGTTCTCAAGGAGTTCAAGTGGAGACCAGACACCAAATCTGTTCTTGCTATGAGCTTGGTAGGGACAGGCATGGGGAGGGGTGGGAGATTTTTTAAGAGGATCTGA
- the LOC135635788 gene encoding GATA transcription factor 4-like isoform X1 codes for MTPLWEMPIGTDIIGMGMEPSYTRSSAAVAPLITHATTTMPAYLYGSLPPAASGNSLRENDLIAFSDHDLLPSAATDTHFYATTGASSMAGSVPLLAQAFSNFQSQQSQFDLCMPQCEDAAELEWLSQFVEDSFSDVPYQPSTSMTAPSCEAPPRAEQLANGRGARSKRSRAAPGAIAGPNAAWSSLVAPPQPPDHNSPSSSSSSSELPPSKPTADKDNKNSRGKKGGWGGVGVEGVVRRCTHCASEKTPQWRTGPLGPKTLCNACGVRYKSGRLVPEYRPAASPTFVLTQHSNSHRKVMELRRQKELLLHRHQEIDSSDAAAARPEQQFDDYGIC; via the exons ATGACGCCGTTGTGGGAGATGCCAATTGGCACGGATATAATTGGGATGGGGATGGAACCTTCTTATACTAGGAGCTCTGCTGCTGTTGCACCACTCATTACTCATGCCACTACCACTATGCCTGCGTACCTCTATGGTTCTCTTCCGCCTGCTGCCAGTGGCAACAGTCTCCGCGAGAACGACTTAATCGCCTTCTCTGACCACGATCTCTTACCCTCTGCCGCCACCGACACCCACTTCTATGCTACGACGGGGGCGTCTTCGATGGCCGGAAGCGTTCCGCTCTTGGCGCAGGCCTTCTCGAACTTCCAGTCTCAGCAGAGCCAGTTCGATCTTTGTATGCCG CAATGCGAGGACGCAGCAGAGCTCGAGTGGCTGTCCCAGTTTGTGGAGGACTCGTTCTCCGACGTGCCCTACCAGCCCAGCACGAGCATGACTGCGCCCTCTTGTGAGGCGCCGCCTCGAGCGGAGCAGTTGGCCAATGGTCGCGGAGCTCGGAGCAAGCGCTCGAGGGCAGCCCCTGGTGCGATCGCCGGCCCCAACGCCGCCTGGTCCTCACTAGTGGCGCCACCGCAACCACCGGACCATAACTCGCCttcgtcctcctcctcatcctccgagCTCCCACCGTCCAAGCCGACGGCCGACAAAGACAACAAGAACAGCAGGGGAAAGAAGGGCGGATGGGGGGGCGTGGGGGTGGAGGGCGTGGTGCGGCGGTGCACGCACTGCGCGTCAGAGAAGACGCCGCAGTGGCGGACGGGGCCACTGGGGCCGAAGACGCTCTGCAACGCATGCGGCGTGAGGTACAAGTCCGGGCGTCTCGTGCCGGAGTACCGCCCGGCGGCGAGCCCCACCTTCGTGCTCACGCAGCACTCCAACTCCCACCGCAAGGTCATGGAACTCCGACGCCAGAAGGagctcctcctccaccgccaccAGGAGATCGACTCCTCCGACGCCGCCGCCGCACGGCCCGAGCAGCAATTCGATGACTATGGCATTTGCTGA
- the LOC135635788 gene encoding GATA transcription factor 2-like isoform X2, whose translation MQQCEDAAELEWLSQFVEDSFSDVPYQPSTSMTAPSCEAPPRAEQLANGRGARSKRSRAAPGAIAGPNAAWSSLVAPPQPPDHNSPSSSSSSSELPPSKPTADKDNKNSRGKKGGWGGVGVEGVVRRCTHCASEKTPQWRTGPLGPKTLCNACGVRYKSGRLVPEYRPAASPTFVLTQHSNSHRKVMELRRQKELLLHRHQEIDSSDAAAARPEQQFDDYGIC comes from the coding sequence ATGCAGCAATGCGAGGACGCAGCAGAGCTCGAGTGGCTGTCCCAGTTTGTGGAGGACTCGTTCTCCGACGTGCCCTACCAGCCCAGCACGAGCATGACTGCGCCCTCTTGTGAGGCGCCGCCTCGAGCGGAGCAGTTGGCCAATGGTCGCGGAGCTCGGAGCAAGCGCTCGAGGGCAGCCCCTGGTGCGATCGCCGGCCCCAACGCCGCCTGGTCCTCACTAGTGGCGCCACCGCAACCACCGGACCATAACTCGCCttcgtcctcctcctcatcctccgagCTCCCACCGTCCAAGCCGACGGCCGACAAAGACAACAAGAACAGCAGGGGAAAGAAGGGCGGATGGGGGGGCGTGGGGGTGGAGGGCGTGGTGCGGCGGTGCACGCACTGCGCGTCAGAGAAGACGCCGCAGTGGCGGACGGGGCCACTGGGGCCGAAGACGCTCTGCAACGCATGCGGCGTGAGGTACAAGTCCGGGCGTCTCGTGCCGGAGTACCGCCCGGCGGCGAGCCCCACCTTCGTGCTCACGCAGCACTCCAACTCCCACCGCAAGGTCATGGAACTCCGACGCCAGAAGGagctcctcctccaccgccaccAGGAGATCGACTCCTCCGACGCCGCCGCCGCACGGCCCGAGCAGCAATTCGATGACTATGGCATTTGCTGA